A single window of Mangifera indica cultivar Alphonso chromosome 18, CATAS_Mindica_2.1, whole genome shotgun sequence DNA harbors:
- the LOC123202361 gene encoding beta-galactosidase 15-like, with translation MTSRKAVVVILLCAIFTFTSASEITYDGSSLMIDGERKVILSGSIHYPRSTAQMWPSLIHKAKEGGLNAIETYVFWNAHEPSYRQYDFSGNLDLVRFIKTIQDQELYAILRIGPYVCAEWNYGGFPVWLHNMPNITLRTNNEVFKNEMQNFTTLIVNMMKDEKLFASQGGPIILAQIENEYGNIMWEYGEEGKAYVKWCAELAQSYSINIPWIMCQQDDAPEPMINTCNGFYCDQFTPNRNNSPKMWTENWSGWYKGWGDPSPHRPAEDLAFAVARFFQYGGSLTNYYMYHGGTNFGHTSGGPYITTSYDYDAPLDEYGNLNQPKWGHLKELHEVLISVEKTLLNGERIDTDYGNMMSASVYSYQGKSVCFLGNANTSDAFTVEFENTNYTVPAWSVTILPDCFTEAYNTAKVNSQTSIMVKKPNGADNAEEPSNLKWVWKNEDIEEIKNGIVTGSDLTTNTLLDQKAVTNDTSDYLWYMTSIVVDEKDSLVGKTVTLQVHTSGHILHAFFNSKHIGSKLAQNGHYDFVLEEDVPLNVGTNQLVLLSATVGLPNYGANFDKTPNGILGPVKLIDPGTNNTKDISSNQWIYKVGLQGQILEFYSPQKLNESEWSYEELPTNKMFVWYKTTFENPVGDDPVVVDLLGLGKGEAWVNGKSIGRYWPSYVSGKDGCASACYFNQSYKAENCKTGCGEPSMQWYHIPREFLNSDDNVLVLFEEVGGTPSLVNIGTITVGKVCANVFEGSTLKLSCQGGKVFSEIKFANFGETEGSCGSFRQGRCGSTNSLSVIEQACLGKESCSIPVTETVLGPTGCHSNIYRLAVEAVC, from the exons ATGACTTCTCGTAAGGCAGTTGTTGTTATTTTGCTGTGTGccatttttacttttacttCAGCTTCTGAGATCACATATGATGGTTCAAGTCTCATGATTGATGGAGAAAGGAAAGTTATATTATCTGGTTCCATTCATTACCCTAGAAGTACTGCTCAA ATGTGGCCATCCCTTATTCATAAAGCGAAAGAAGGTGGCCTCAATGCCATTGAAACTTACGTTTTTTGGAATGCTCATGAGCCTTCTTATCGTCAG tatgATTTTTCAGGAAATCTTGATCTTGTTAGGTTCATTAAAACCATTCAAGATCAAGAACTTTATGCTATACTTCGTATTGGACCATATGTTTGCGCTGAGTGGAATTATGG AGGTTTTCCCGTGTGGTTACATAATATGCCAAACATTACTCTTAGAACAAATAATGAAGTTTTTAAG AATGAGATGCAAAATTTCACTACATTAATAGTGAATATGATGAAAGATGAGAAGCTCTTTGCTTCACAAGGAGGACCAATAATTCTTGCTCAG ATTGAAAATGAATATGGAAATATAATGTGGGAATATGGAGAAGAGGGAAAGGCTTACGTAAAATGGTGTGCTGAATTGGCTCAAAGCTATAGCATCAATATACCTTGGATCATGTGTCAACAGGACGATGCTCCAGAGCCAATG atTAACACATGTAATGGCTTCTACTGTGATCAATTCACCCCCAACAGAAACAATAGTCCTAAAATGTGGACCGAAAACTGGAGTGGCTG GTATAAGGGCTGGGGAGATCCATCTCCACACAGGCCTGCTGAAGATCTTGCTTTTGCTGTTGCTCGTTTCTTTCAATATGGTGGCAGCCTGACGAACTACTATATG TACCATGGAGGTACTAATTTTGGCCATACATCTGGGGGACCATACATTACCACTTCATATGACTATGATGCACCCCTTGATGAATATGGCAATTTGAATCAACCTAAATGGGGGCATCTTAAAGAACTTCATGAAGTCCTAATTTCAGTGGAGAAAACTCTTCTTAATGGTGAGAGAATAGATACTGATTATGGAAATATGATGTCG GCCTCTGTTTATAGTTATCAAGGAAAATCGGTTTGCTTTCTAGGAAATGCAAACACATCAGATGCATTTACTGTTGAATTCGAGAACACAAATTACACAGTTCCTGCATGGTCTGTTACCATTCTTCCAGATTGCTTCACAGAAGCCTATAATACTGCTAAG GTCAATAGCCAAACCTCCATAATGGTCAAGAAACCTAATGGAGCTGATAATGCTGAGGAGCCCTCCAATTTGAAATGGGTTTGGAAAAATGAAGATATTGAGGAAATTAAGAATGGCATCGTTACTGGTAGCGATTTGACCACAAATACACTCTTGGATCAAAAGGCTGTAACAAATGATACCAGTGACTACTTGTGGTATATGACTAG taTTGTTGTTGATGAGAAAGATTCTCTTGTGGGCAAGACAGTAACCCTGCAAGTACATACCAGTGGACAcattcttcatgcttttttCAACTCAAAGCACATAG GATCAAAATTGGCTCAAAATGGTCACTATGACTTTGTTCTTGAAGAAGATGTTCCGTTGAATGTTGGGACTAATCAACTCGTTCTACTTAGTGCTACTGTGGGATTGCCA aacTATGGTGCCAACTTCGATAAAACACCAAATGGAATTCTCGGTCCTGTTAAGTTGATTGATCCTGGCACTAACAACACAAAAGACATCTCTTCAAACCAATGGATATATAAGGTTGGTTTGCAAGGTCAAATCCTGGAATTTTACAGTCCTCAAAAGCTAAACGAGTCTGAATGGAGTTATGAAGAACTTCCAACGAATAAGATGTTTGTTTGGTACAAG ACAACATTTGAAAACCCTGTTGGCGACGATCCTGTAGTGGTGGACTTGCTTGGATTAGGCAAGGGAGAAGCTTGGGTCAATGGCAAAAGCATCGGGCGGTATTGGCCTAGCTATGTTTCTGGTAAAGATGGATGTGCCTCAGCTTGCTATTTCAACCAGTCTTACAAAGCTGAGAATTGTAAAACTGGCTGTGGAGAACCTTCTATGCAATG gtaCCATATTCCCCGAGAGTTTCTCAACAGTGATGATAATGTCCTGGTTTTGTTTGAGGAAGTTGGAGGCACCCCTAGCCTAGTCAACATTGGTACCATAACTGTAGGAAAAGTTTGTGCAAATGTTTTTGAGGGAAGCACCTTGAAACTATCATGCCAAGGAGGAAAAGTGTTTTCTGAAATTAAATTTGCTAATTTTGGTGAAACCGAGGGTAGTTGTGGATCATTTAGGCAAGGCAGATGTGGATCAACTAACTCATTATCAGTGATTGAACAG GCATGTCTAGGCAAAGAGAGTTGTTCCATACCAGTGACAGAAACCGTTTTGGGGCCAACGGGTTGCCATTCTAATATATACAGATTAGCAGTTGAAGCTGTTTGttga